Proteins found in one Bremerella volcania genomic segment:
- a CDS encoding DUF1559 domain-containing protein, with translation MVRTPYSRGFTLVELLVVIAIIGVLIALLLPAVQMARESARRMQCTNHLKQWGLAMHNYHDTVQKLPFGATNDSNGKRHTWVVSLWPYIEQNNLAEAYDYNQPFYASPNIIQNTFDGVLAKPVEFYYCPSMNGGKMNTSDAYWRCRVHYGVNYGNVTIPNGSSTATEALKAPFGFEGSQGALGETPRTSDFSGFTDGLSNTMLMSELRAHPNDSEPDHRGDSFNDDAAGGGFMTVSTPNSSAADVMSSAWCVDKPEIGLPCVGGNEHHAARSLHPGGVQVLMADGSVHFVSETIAIDVWRAAGTMEGKETLSLN, from the coding sequence GTGGTACGCACACCCTATTCTCGCGGTTTTACGCTGGTAGAACTCCTGGTGGTCATTGCCATTATCGGGGTACTCATCGCCCTGTTGCTTCCGGCCGTTCAAATGGCACGCGAGTCTGCCCGGCGGATGCAGTGCACCAACCACCTCAAGCAATGGGGCCTGGCGATGCACAACTACCACGACACGGTCCAGAAGTTGCCATTTGGCGCCACCAACGACAGTAATGGCAAGCGACATACATGGGTGGTGAGCCTGTGGCCGTACATCGAACAGAACAACCTGGCCGAAGCGTACGACTACAACCAGCCGTTTTACGCTTCGCCAAACATCATTCAAAACACGTTTGATGGAGTCTTGGCAAAGCCAGTTGAGTTCTACTACTGCCCCAGCATGAATGGGGGCAAGATGAACACTTCCGATGCCTACTGGCGCTGCCGCGTTCACTATGGGGTGAACTATGGAAACGTCACGATTCCCAACGGTAGTTCGACGGCAACTGAAGCACTCAAAGCTCCCTTCGGCTTCGAAGGAAGCCAGGGGGCACTCGGTGAAACGCCGCGCACGAGTGACTTCTCAGGCTTTACTGATGGTCTCAGTAATACAATGCTCATGTCGGAACTGCGAGCCCATCCCAACGATTCCGAACCAGACCACCGCGGCGATTCCTTCAACGACGACGCGGCCGGTGGCGGTTTTATGACGGTATCGACGCCCAACTCCTCAGCAGCGGATGTTATGTCTTCGGCCTGGTGTGTTGACAAACCGGAGATCGGACTTCCCTGTGTTGGCGGCAACGAACATCACGCGGCTCGCAGCCTTCACCCAGGCGGCGTCCAGGTGCTGATGGCGGACGGTTCGGTTCACTTCGTCAGCGAGACGATTGCCATCGACGTCTGGCGAGCCGCAGGCACGATGGAAGGCAAGGAAACCCTTTCGCTCAACTAG
- a CDS encoding HD domain-containing protein, giving the protein MSELLEIPEVVGLQSRSDVIRIPPDLDVPLTARVRHLVDTAEFRRLVHISQLGLVSLVFPAAHHSRFEHSLGVYRTMLLYLQRLAHVPQFAEVIETKDAELMIVAALLHDLGHWPFCHPIEDLRLAGVPQHELFANSFLLEGEVADCLRDDWGINPRDVVSFLSEKGRTSKMKLMQSIISGPIDVDKLDYLQRDSLHAGVPYGRNFDQQRLIASLCVNQEGDKLALTNKGRTAAEMMVFARYIMFSEVYWHHAVRSATAMLQRAFFMLRPHLELDSLFRLAERPMIDTMLEAAGNGPARDLLDGLFGPSRRLYKRLFEYSHFDHPELFHQIARRPYDWLVDLSDQFATTLSRHMSRRVAPHEILIDAPPVKLEVQFNIDVLNQKTGKYRALGDVSPMVETLAKRQFDDYVKKVRIFIHPRLQESITSASEIESLFVETVRSMFPETG; this is encoded by the coding sequence TGAACTCCTTGAAATTCCGGAAGTGGTCGGGCTGCAGTCTCGATCCGATGTGATTCGCATCCCTCCTGATCTAGACGTCCCTTTGACCGCTCGGGTTCGGCATCTGGTCGATACGGCCGAATTTCGCCGGTTAGTCCATATCAGCCAACTGGGCTTGGTGTCACTCGTATTCCCGGCCGCTCACCACAGCAGGTTCGAGCATAGTCTGGGTGTCTATCGGACGATGCTGTTGTACCTGCAGCGTCTGGCCCACGTGCCTCAGTTCGCGGAGGTGATCGAAACCAAGGATGCTGAACTGATGATCGTGGCGGCCTTGCTGCACGACCTGGGGCACTGGCCTTTCTGTCATCCGATCGAAGACCTGCGTCTGGCCGGCGTGCCGCAGCACGAACTGTTCGCTAACAGTTTTCTCCTGGAAGGAGAAGTCGCCGATTGTTTGCGCGACGATTGGGGCATCAACCCGCGTGACGTCGTCAGTTTCCTCTCTGAGAAGGGGCGCACCAGCAAGATGAAACTGATGCAGAGCATCATCTCGGGGCCGATCGACGTCGATAAGCTCGATTACCTGCAACGCGATAGTCTGCATGCTGGTGTCCCTTATGGCCGTAATTTCGACCAGCAGCGTCTAATCGCCAGCCTGTGCGTGAACCAGGAAGGGGATAAGCTCGCCCTGACGAACAAAGGACGCACGGCAGCCGAGATGATGGTGTTTGCCCGGTACATAATGTTCAGCGAAGTCTACTGGCATCATGCCGTGCGCAGCGCGACGGCCATGCTGCAGCGCGCGTTTTTCATGCTGCGTCCGCATTTGGAACTCGATTCGCTGTTTCGTCTGGCCGAACGTCCGATGATCGACACGATGCTCGAAGCGGCCGGCAACGGTCCGGCTCGCGATTTGTTGGATGGCTTGTTCGGTCCTTCACGTCGGCTGTACAAGAGGTTGTTCGAGTACTCGCACTTCGACCATCCCGAGCTATTCCATCAAATTGCCCGGCGTCCATACGACTGGCTGGTCGATTTGAGCGATCAGTTTGCCACGACTCTCTCGCGGCACATGTCGCGTCGCGTGGCACCGCACGAGATCCTGATCGATGCCCCGCCGGTCAAGCTGGAAGTGCAATTCAACATTGATGTGCTTAACCAGAAGACCGGCAAGTACCGGGCGTTGGGGGATGTCTCGCCGATGGTCGAGACCCTTGCGAAGCGGCAGTTTGACGACTACGTAAAGAAGGTGCGGATCTTCATTCATCCGCGTCTGCAGGAATCGATCACGAGTGCCTCGGAGATCGAATCCCTGTTTGTCGAAACGGTCCGAAGCATGTTTCCGGAGACGGGTTAA